A single Oryza brachyantha chromosome 8, ObraRS2, whole genome shotgun sequence DNA region contains:
- the LOC102711092 gene encoding IST1 homolog: MLDAFFKGAGGSGGGAFRGAKCKTLLKLTIPRIKLLRNRRELQLRQMRRDIAKLLEAGQEATARIRVEHIIREENMMAAQEILELFCELIAVRLPIIETQKECPIDLKEAISSICFAAPRCADLPELMQVQMMFATKYGKEFVAAATELMPDCGVNRQIIELLSIRAPPVDAKMKLLKEIAEEHEIDWDPEATETEFLKPHEDLLNGPTYFNGSTLPLPKEKHEETLAASATEHPDEDYDESDTGFDSLDLPEVPKAAIRPPSDTPTPDIGTHVQSSQPSSHVQSSQPPSHEFSNVQSSQPASHEFSNVQSSQPASHEFSNVQSSQPASHEFSNPGDLEENPTANAAFMTELKDTKPISTPFSQPTMPISPNEKNQYVPFAPPPFTAPSPIEKYESNPSPSPSPPVKPTDPEMFTRTIDEVTPPPTTTDYLFSKQPEQLHSTSTENIANIDLDDVLSAAQTAAETAERAASAARAAANLAQLRIADLKKNSKAYENYSDGARKEGHPQTEVTQKPVFDHQDSFSSDTQGYVPSHVPQRSPSMEDDPYFSYPNLFSSKP; this comes from the exons CAAGACGCTGCTGAAGCTGACGATCCCGCGGATCAAGCTGCTGCGGAACCGGCGGGAGCTGCAGCTGCGCCAGATGCGGCGGGACATCGCCAAGCTGCTCGAGGCCGGGCAGGAGGCCACCGCGCGCATCAGG GTGGAGCACATCATCCGGGAGGAGAACATGATGGCGGCGCAGGAGATTCTCGAGCTCTTCTGCGAGCTCATCGCCGTCCGCCTGCCCATCATCGAGACACAAAA AGAATGCCCGATAGATCTCAAAGAAGCAATTTCCAGCATATGTTTCGCTGCTCCCAGGTGTGCAGATCTGCCTGAACTGATGCAAGTTCAGATGATGTTTGCAACTAAATACGGGAAGGAGTTTGTTGCTGCAGCTACAGAGTTGATGCCAGATTGTGGAGTCAACCGGCAG ATAATCGAACTACTTTCTATCCGTGCTCCTCCTGTTGATGCAAAGATGAAGCTGCTGAAGGAGATCGCTGAGGAGCATGAGATTGATTGGGATCCAGAAGCCACAGAGACAGAATTTCTTAAACCACATGAGGATCTATTG aaTGGACCAACCTACTTCAATGGTTCTACCCTTCCTCTTCCAAAGGAGAAACATGAGGAAACACTGGCTGCAAGTGCTACAGAGCATCCTGATGAAGACTACGATGAGTCTGATACTGGTTTTGACTCGCTGGATTTGCCGGAAGTCCCCAAAGCAGCAATTCGTCCACCTTCTGATACTCCAACCCCAGATATTGGTACACATGTGCAAAGCTCCCAGCCATCTTCTCATGTGCAAAGCTCCCAGCCACCTTCTCATGAATTCTCAAATGTTCAAAGCTCCCAACCAGCTTCTCATGAATTCTCAAATGTTCAAAGCTCCCAACCAGCTTCTCATGAATTCTCAAATGTTCAAAGCTCCCAACCAGCTTCGCATGAATTCTCAAACCCGGGTGACTTGGAAGAAAATCCAACAGCTAATGCTGCTTTCATGACTGAGCTAAAAGATACAAAACCTATTTCCACACCATTCTCTCAGCCAACTATGCCAATTTCACCCAATGAAAAGAATCAATATGTTCCATTTGCCCCTCCACCATTCACTGCCCCCTCTCCGATCGAGAAATATGAGTCAAATCCTTCAccttctccatctcctccaGTGAAGCCAACAGATCCAGAAATGTTCACAAGGACAATTGATGAAGTGACCCCACCTCCAACAACTACAGATTACTTGTTCTCAAAGCAGCCAGAACAGTTACACTCGACCTCTACCGAGAACATTGCAAATATTGACTTGGATGATGTACTTTCTGCAGCCCAGACAGCCGCTGAAACAGCAGAGAGAGCTGCATCAGCAGCCCGTGCTGCTGCAAACCTTGCACAACTGCGCATTGCAGATCTGAAGAAGAATAGTAAGGCTTATGAGAACTACAGTGATGGTGCCCGCAAGGAAGGCCATCCTCAAACTGAGGTGACACAGAAACCAGTATTCGATCACCAGGATTCCTTTTCCAGTGACACACAGGGTTATGTGCCTTCTCATGTGCCTCAGAGGTCTCCATCGATGGAGGACGATCCATATTTCTCCTATCCCAATCTCTTCTCATCAAAACCATGA